A genomic segment from Fundulus heteroclitus isolate FHET01 chromosome 6, MU-UCD_Fhet_4.1, whole genome shotgun sequence encodes:
- the LOC105930278 gene encoding homeobox protein Mohawk has protein sequence MDKLAPMETDAQLILDNCRRAEERSGPNGAHSPQTSLTDTRSPVMQSTDQSSALRYRRCSSPRSRLSGAKARHKRQVLQDMARPLKHWLYKHRDNPYPTKTEKVLLALGSHMTLVQVSNWFANARRRLKNTVRQPDLSWALRIKLYNKYIQGNAERLSVCSDDTESEVEECTSSTPIGQSNFDGSPYHRRLLEKQADCSNDDDSMSPPSKYKSGLLNRYLNDTLRHMMAAKADAIASARGKRCLSQSFSSNECDRDAVSPATSSEAEANFIYSMDTPDISSGESYRGQLQSRNPQKDGQAWREIHAAVALTSLAKGKSCQAAPSSDPACSVAAGQSRTAQPFSVSSASITGRLCVTGAVSALKQGAGPALTSRIIQRSSHISEVQTVKVALANSG, from the exons ATGGACAAATTAGCCCCGATGGAGACTGATGCTCAGCTTATTTTAGACAACTGTAGGAGAGCTGAAGAAAGGAGCGGGCCGAACGGCGCTCACTCGCCTCAGACGAGTTTAACCGACACACGGAGCCCAGTCATGCAGTCGACTGACCAAAGCTCTGCCTTGAGGTACAGAAGATGCAG CTCCCCCAGGTCCCGTCTCAGTGGGGCGAAAGCCCGGCACAAGAGGCAGGTTCTGCAGGACATGGCTCGGCCGCTCAAACATTGGCTGTACAAGCACCGGGACAACCCCTACCCCACAAAAACCGAGAAGGTCCTTCTTGCTCTGGGCTCGCACATGACATTAGTGCAG GTCTCCAACTGGTTTGCAAATGCCCGGCGAAGGCTGAAGAACACGGTGAGGCAGCCGGACCTGAGCTGGGCGCTGAGGATCAAGCTCTACAATAAATACATCCAGGGGAACGCTGAGAGGCTGAGCGTGTGCAGCGACGACACAGAGTCGGAGG TGGAAGAGTGCACCTCGTCCACTCCCATCGGTCAGTCAAACTTCGACGGCTCGCCTTACCACCGACGCCTGCTGGAGAAACAGGCGGACTGCTCCAACGATGACGACAGCATGTCCCCTCCGTCCAAGTACAAGAGCGGCTTGCTGAACCGCTACCTGAACGACACCCTGCGGCACATGATGGCCGCGAAGGCCGACGCCATCGCCTCCGCTCGGGGGAAGAGGTGCCTCTCCCAGTCGTTCAGCTCCAACGAATGCGATCgagatgccgtctctccggccACTTCCTCCGAAGCAGAGGCCAACTTCATCTACAGCATGG atacaCCCGACATCTCTTCAGGTGAAAGTTACAG GGGCCAGCTGCAGAGCCGAAACCCACAGAAAGACGGCCAGGCCTGGAGGGAGATCCATGCCGCTGTGGCTCTCACCAGCCTGGCCAAGGGGAAGAGCTGCCAGGCGGCACCGAGCAGTGACCCGGCCTGCAGCGTAGCCGCAGGGCAGAGCCGCACCGCGCAGCCCTTCTCCGTCTCCTCAGCCAGCATCACCGGCCGCCTGTGTGTGACGGGAGCCGTCTCGGCCCTGAAGCAGGGCGCAGGGCCCGCTCTCACCAGCCGCATCATCCAGAGATCCTCTCACATCTCTGAGGTCCAGACTGTCAAAGTCGCCCTGGCCAACAGCGGGTAG
- the yme1l1b gene encoding ATP-dependent zinc metalloprotease YME1L1b gives MFSLSMSVQPQVTLPLSHLINILHPLKSPVGTSSSGAACKSRKHKEHAPDSDVRCTEHALPVWNLRELGLSDLGTQQLDELVSHVLPHLNPQEVSRPAWGQSAWRTSHRSSASFFHNKHGFSLGPVPLVTPVFSNKPLSPLQTVCTELKHWPVTFQSRGFKTLRSKTRRVQSAFERPVDPETFAPSFMKGFLSRDKGLDAESVDGLLKNKNIPDGQQEAFKRGFAEGFLKAQALTQRTQDSLRRTRLILLVLLLVGLYGISKTPFISVRFRTTTGLDSAVDPVQMKNVTFEHVKGVEEAKNELQEVVEFLKNPQKFTALGGKLPKGVLLVGPPGTGKTLLARAVAGEADVPFYYASGSEFDEMFVGVGASRIRNLFREAKANAPCVIFIDELDSVGGKRIESPMHPYSRQTINQLLAEMDGFKPNEGVIIIGATNFPEALDNALIRPGRFDMQVTVPKPDVKGRTEILNWYLKKIKVDPAIEANLIARGTVGFSGADLENLVNQAALKAAVDGKDMVTMKELEFAKDKILMGPERRSAEIDNKNKLITAYHESGHAIVAYYTKDAMPINKATIMPRGPSLGHVSMLPENDRWSETRSQLLAQMDVSMGGRVAEEIIFGHENITTGASSDFDGATRIAKMMVTRYGMCEKLGVMTYSDLTAQSPETQAAVEHEVRVLLKDSYERAKALLKSHAKEHKNLADALLMYETLDAKEIQQVLEGKTLETR, from the exons ATGTTCTCCCTGTCGATGTCGGTCCAGCCTCAG GTGACTCTGCCTCTCAGTCACCTCATCAACATCCTTCACCCCCTGAAGAGTCCAGTGGGAACCAGCAGCAGCGGTGCCGCCTGCAAGTCAAGGAAACACAAGGAGCATGCCCCGGATTCAGATGTGCGGTGCACAGAG CATGCGCTGCCCGTGTGGAACCTACGGGAGCTCGGTCTTTCCGACCTTGGAACGCAGCAGCTGGATGAGCTGGTGAGCCACGTGTTGCCGCACCTGAACCCGCAGGAAGTGTCCCGTCCAGCCTGGGGACAGTCGGCATGGAGGACCTCGCATCGCTCCTCCGCCTCCTTCTTCCACAATAAGCACG GCTTTTCATTGGGCCCCGTGCCCCTGGTGACCCCTGTGTTCTCAAACAAGCCCCTTTCACCCCTGCAGACAGTGTGCACAGAGCTAAAACACTGGCCAG TGACATTTCAGAGCCGTGGCTTTAAAACTTTAAGGAGCAAAACCAGGCGGGTGCAGTCGGCCTTCGAGCGGCCCGTGGACCCCGAGACTTTTGCGCCGTCTTTTATGAAG GGTTTCCTTTCGCGCGACAAGGGGCTGGACGCCGAAAGTGTCGACGGTCTGCTGAAGAACAAGAACATACCCGACGGACAGCAGGAGGCTTTCAAGAGGGGCTTCGCCGAGGGCTTCCTCAAAGCTCAGGCCCTGACGCAGCGCACTCAAG ACTCTCTGAGGAGAACCCGTCTGATCCTGCTGGTGCTGCTTCTTGTCGGGCTCTATGGCATCTCTAAGACTCCTTTCATATCGG TGCGCTTCCGAACAACAACAGGCCTGGACTCGGCAGTGGACCCGGTGCAGATGAAAAACGTGACATTTGAGCATGTGAAAGGGGTCGAAGAGGCAAAAAATGAGCTTCAGGAAGTGGTGGAGTTCCTGAAGAACCCACAGAAGTTCACAGCCCTGGGAGGAAAGCTGCCAAAGG GTGTTCTGCTGGTTGGTCCTCCGGGGACTGGAAAGACTCTGCTGGCCAGAGCAGTGGCCGGAGAGGCGGATGTGCCGTTTTACTACGCCTCCGGTTCAGAGTTTGATGAGATGTTTGTCGGCGTCGGAGCGAGTCGCATCAGGAACCTTTTCA GGGAGGCAAAGGCTAACGCTCCTTGTGTGATCTTCATTGATGAGCTGGACAGCGTGGGAGGCAAGAGGATCGAGTCTCCTATGCACCCTTACTCCAGACAGACCATCAACCAGCTGCTTGCTGAGATGGACGG GTTTAAGCCAAATGAGGGGGTGATCATCATCGGAGCAACTAACTTCCCAGAGGCTCTGGATAA TGCGCTGATCCGCCCGGGACGATTTGACATGCAGGTGACCGTACCCAAACCAGACGTGAAGGGGCGGACAGAGATCCTCAACTGGTACCTGAAGAAGATTAAAGTAGATCCGG CCATTGAGGCCAACCTTATAGCCAGAGGAACGGTCGGATTCTCTGGCGCCGATCTGGAAAATCTGGTCAACCAGGCCGCCCTGAAGGCAGCGGTTGACGGCAAAGACATGGTCACTATGAAGGAGCTGGAGTTCGCTAAAGACAAAATTCTCATGG GCCCCGAGAGAAGGAGCGCAGAGATAGACAACAAGAACAAGCTCATCACGGCATACCATGAATCCGGCCACGCCATCGTAGCGTACTACACCAAAGACGCCATGCCCATCAACAAGGCCACCATCATGCCCAGAGGCCCAAGTCTGGGACAC GTGTCCATGCTGCCAGAGAACGACCGGTGGAGCGAGACTCGTTCTCAGCTCCTGGCTCAGATGGACGTCAGTATGGGCGGCCGGGTGGCCGAGGAGATTATATTTGGCCACGAGAACATCACAACAG GAGCATCGAGTGACTTTGATGGTGCCACCAGGATTGCGAAGATGATGGTGACCAGATATGGGATGTGTGAGAAG TTAGGCGTGATGACCTACTCCGACCTGACAGCGCAAAGTCCAGAGACACAAGCTGCCGTGGAGCATGAGGTCCGGGTTCTTCTGAAG GACTCCTACGAGCGTGCCAAAGCGCTGTTAAAGTCTCACGCCAAGGAGCACAAGAACCTGGCGGATGCTCTGCTCATGTACGAGACGCTGGACGCCAAAGAGATTCAGCAGGTCCTGGAGGGCAAAACGCTGGAGACCAGATAG
- the LOC105930298 gene encoding ras-related protein Rab-18-B, translating to MDEDVLTTLKLLIIGESGVGKSSLLLRFTDDTFDPDQSATIGVDFKVKTLAIEGNKAKLAIWDTAGQERFRTLTPSYYRGAQGVILVYDVTRRDSFTKLENWLNELETYTTRNDIIKMLVGNKIDKDDREVDRNEGLKFARKHSMLFIEASAKTKDGVQCAFEELVEKILQTPGLWESDSQGQKVQLGHPEQGRGRACGGYCSIP from the exons ATGGACGAGGATGTGCTGACCACCCTGAAGCTGCTCATTATCGGAGAAAGCGGAGTGGGCAAGTCCAG CCTCCTCCTGAGGTTCACAGACGACACTTTTGACCCAGACCAGTCAGCCACCATAG GTGTGGACTTCAAAGTAAAGACCCTGGCAATtgaaggaaacaaagcaaaactgGCCATTTGG GACACGGCTGGACAGGAAAGGTTTCGCACACTGACACCCAGCTACTACCGCGGCGCACAGGGAGTCATTCTTG TGTACGATGTCACGAGGCGCGACTCTTTTACAAAGCTTGAAAACTGGCTGAACGAACTGGAAACCTACACGACGCGCAACGACATTATCAAAATGCTGGTTGGCAACAAAATCGATAAG GATGACCGTGAAGTGGACAGAAACGAAGGACTGAAGTTTGCCAGGAAACACTCTATGCTTTTTATTG AGGCCAGCGCGAAGACCAAAGACGGCGTCCAGTGTGCCTTCGAGGAGCTAGTGGAGAAGATCCTCCAGACTCCAGGGCTCTGGGAGAGCGACAGCCAGGGTCAGAAGGTCCAGCTGGGGCACCCGGAGCAGGGCAGGGGAAGGGCGTGCGGGGGGTACTGCTCCATACCCTGA
- the LOC105930228 gene encoding patched domain-containing protein 3 yields MVRCRTDCLEKPLRVCFEMTGRFIGSHPWWFLVVPLIVSAALGSGFCFLQDRLSNDIEEQFTPVDGLAKMERKYIEETFPRNSSMFSSFRLSTDGSYATLMATSDGNVLTAELLHNILDLDLRVRSMQVEFENDSFQYGDVCAKVMDSCASSDFLDVIEYNASHVKSINLTFPWYRTDCKSVPLYLSLGSVKVHTETSFIESAKAVQLRYYLDESNQTKNNLWLESFIGLLSNESESSLQMSYTTSKSMQWEFEKSPASVIYLFSIAYAVVILFSIVTCWRLDSVRTKVWVAFCGVLCTGLAVMSGFGVLLLLDQPFVMTAASCPFMILGIGLDDMFILISCWQRTRVLDDVPDRLGATYRDAAISVSITTLTDALSLFLGCSSPFGSVRSFCLYAGISVCFCYLYSITFLGACMALNGLRESEKRHWFTCARVPEDSQSRPSNAFRVCCAGGGYDHTTEKEETEPMSRFFQHFFSPCLIHKGTKVFVLVSYAGYLAVSIYGIVLLKEGLDIKNLALDDSYLTRYYRHQEEHFSKYGYNVMVAVKQPIAYWNDSDQRDLDSCISSFEKLDFVNSTYAWFTSYKHYASTSELNISSEEAFHSHLSHFLELNPMFKLDLNLTAGSTVQASRFFVQTLNHSTLKDMMTGLRVTAEECPIELLVYHPAFIYFDQYMVISDSTIQTILVAAMAMLLVSLTLIPNPLCSVCVAFSICSVVVGVAGFMSLWGVSLDSISMINLIMCIGFSVDFSAHISYAFVSSPKGDANEKAAEALGHLGYPILQGALSTVLGVVVLSVSGSYIFRTFFKIMFLVIAFGLLHGLVFIPVFLTLVGAYSKGC; encoded by the exons ATGGTCAGATGCCGAACGGACTGCCTGGAAAAGCCCCTGCGGGTCTGCTTTGAAATGACGGGTCGTTTTATCGGCTCCCATCCCTGGTGGTTCCTGGTCGTCCCGCTTATCGTCTCCGCTGCTCTGGGAAGCGGGTTCTGTTTTCTCCAGGACAGACTGTCCAATGACATCGAGGAGCAGTTCACCCCTGTTGACGGACTGGCCAAGATGGAGAGGAAATACATCGAAGAAACCTTTCCCAGAAATAGCTCCATGTTCTCAAGTTTCAGGCTGAGCACCGATGGCAGTTACGCCACTCTGATGGCAACAAGTGATGGGAACGTTCTGACTGCTGAGTTGCTTCACAACATCCTCGATCTGGACTTGAGGGTCAGAAGCATGCAGGTGGAGTTTGAAAACGACTCTTTTCAATATGGTGACGTCTGCGCCAAAGTGATGGACTCCTGCGCCTCCAGTGATTTCCTAGATGTAATAGAGTACAATGCCAGCCATGTGAAGTCCATCAACTTGACTTTTCCCTGGTATCGCACTGATTGTAAATCCGTCCCTTTATATTTAAGCCTGGGGAGTGTGAAAGTTCACACAGAAACTTCCTTTATTGAGAGTGCTAAAGCAGTGCAGCTCCGATACTACTTGGACGAGAGCAACCAGACAAAAAATAACTTGTGGTTGGAAAGCTTTATCGGCTTACTCTCAAATGAGTCTGAGTCTTCTCTTCAG ATGTCATACACCACTTCAAAGTCAATGCAGTGGGAATTTGAGAAATCCCCAGCTTCTGTCATCTATTTATTCTCCATCGCCTATGCTGTTGTCATCCTGTTTTCGATTGTGACTTGTTGGAG GCTAGACAGTGTGAGGACCAAAGTTTGGGTGGCCTTCTGTGGAGTTCTTTGCACAGGCCTAGCAGTCATGAGTGGATTCGGAGTCCTGTTGCTGCTGGACCAACCTTTTGTCATGACAGCTGCCTCCTGTCCTTTTATGATCTTGG GCATCGGGCTGGACGACATGTTCATCCTGATCTCCTGCTGGCAGAGGACCCGCGTCCTGGACGATGTTCCAGACCGACTGGGCGCGACATACAGAGACGCCGCCATCTCCGTCTCCATCACCACCCTCACCGACGCTCTGTCTCTCTTCCTGGGCTGCAGCTCGCCCTTCGGCTCAGTCCGGTCCTTCTGCCTCTATGCTGGCATTTCCGTTTGCTTCTGCTATTTGTACAGCATCACCTTCCTCGGTGCGTGCATGGCTCTGAATGGACTGAGGGAATCGGAGAAAAGACACTGGTTCACCTGTGCCCGAGTGCCGGAGGACTCTCAATCAAGACCTTCAAACGCATTCAGGGTGTGCTGTGCAGGGGGCGGTTACGACCACACAACTGAAAAGGAGGAAACTGAGCCCATGTCTCgtttttttcagcatttctttAGTCCATGTCTCATCCACAAAGGGACTAAAGTTTTTGTACTTGTGAGTTATGCAGGCTATTTGGCCGTAAGCATCTACGGCATTGTCCTGCTGAAGGAAGGACTCGACATCAAGAACCTTGCTTTGGACGACTCCTACCTAACAAGATACTACAGGCACCAAGAGGAGCACTTCTCTAAATATGGCTACAACGTGATGGTGGCGGTGAAACAACCCATTGCATACTGGAACGATAGTGACCAGAGGGATCTAGACTCTTGCATTTCAAGTTTTGAAAAACTGGACTTTGTCAATAGCACATACGCTTGGTTCACCTCCTACAAACACTATGCTAGCACTTCTGAGCTGAATATTAGCTCCGAAGAAGCCTTCCACTCCCATTTGTCTCACTTCTTGGAGCTCAACCCGATGTTTAAACTAGACCTCAATTTGACAGCAGGAAGCACCGTACAGGCCTCTCGCTTTTTTGTTCAAACACTAAACCACTCCACGTTGAAGGATATGATGACCGGACTCAGGGTGACTGCAGAGGAATGTCCAATTGAGCTGCTGGTGTACCACCCTGCTTTCATCTACTTCGACCAGTACATGGTCATCTCAGACAGCACCATTCAGACCATCCTCGTCGCTGCCATGGCAATGCTGCTCGTCTCACTGACGCTGATACCCAATCCCCTTTGCTCCGTCTGCGTGGCCTTCTCCATTTGTTCAGTGGTCGTTGGCGTTGCAGGGTTCATGTCGCTGTGGGGGGTCAGTCTGGACTCAATATCCATGATTAACCTGATCATGTGCATCGGATTCTCTGTCGATTTCTCTGCGCACATTTCGTACGCTTTCGTCTCAAGTCCCAAGGGTGATGCCAATGAGAAAGCTGCAGAGGCTTTGGGCCACCTGGGCTATCCGATACTGCAGGGAGCGCTGTCCACTGTTTTAGGAGTGGTGGTGTTGTCCGTGTCTGGGAGCTACATCTTTAGGACGTTCTTCAAGATCATGTTTCTTGTGATCGCGTTCGGCTTGCTCCATGGCCTTGTGTTTATTCCGGTCTTTCTCACACTGGTCGGTGCTTACAGTAAGGGTTGTTAA